The region GATTTAACACAATAAAAGAATTAGCTAATTAGTTTGATTTTATTATAAAAAAAGATTATATTGTTTTATTCATTAAGTCTTGTCATAAGCTACAAGGCAGTTTTTCTGAAGGTTACAATCCTCCAGGTGTGAAAACGTTGAAAATTTTAAAAAAAGGAGGGTGTTATTATGATTCAAGGAACTGTTAAGTGGTTTAACGAAACTAAAGGATTTGGATTTATTGAGCAAGTCAGTGGTCCTGATGTATTTGTTCATCATTCAGCCATCAACGCAACTGGTTTTAGAAAACTCAATGAGGGCG is a window of Desulfobacterales bacterium DNA encoding:
- a CDS encoding cold-shock protein; its protein translation is MIQGTVKWFNETKGFGFIEQVSGPDVFVHHSAINATGFRKLNEGDRVSFEVEKGTKGPAAVNVSVN